A portion of the Paenibacillus hamazuiensis genome contains these proteins:
- a CDS encoding carbohydrate ABC transporter permease, translating into MLRYGKEPALTGRLVKNILLLALGLLMIYPLIWLFFGSFKTNTDLFGSLSLFPKTFVWDAYSKGWRGTGQFTYGTFFLNTLMLVVPTVFFTVVSSAIVAYGFARFQFPLKGALFALMISTLMLPQAVIIIPRYLIFRNLGWLDGYWPFIVPAIFACYPFFIFMLIQFFRGLPRELDESAVMDGCNPVTILFRILLPLCKPALFSAAIFQFIWTWNDFFNSLIFINSVKKYTVSLALRMTIDSTGGTVAWNQIMSMSVLAILPPLLIFFMFQRYFVEGIATTGIKG; encoded by the coding sequence GTGCTGCGATACGGAAAGGAACCTGCACTCACGGGCAGACTCGTCAAAAATATATTGCTGCTGGCGCTCGGTCTGCTCATGATTTATCCCTTGATCTGGTTGTTCTTCGGGTCCTTCAAGACCAACACCGACTTATTCGGCTCGCTGTCGCTGTTTCCCAAAACATTCGTTTGGGACGCCTACAGCAAAGGCTGGCGCGGAACGGGGCAGTTTACTTACGGCACGTTCTTTTTGAATACGCTCATGCTTGTCGTGCCGACGGTATTTTTTACCGTGGTATCCAGCGCGATCGTGGCTTACGGCTTCGCGCGGTTTCAATTTCCGCTCAAGGGTGCGCTGTTCGCTCTTATGATTTCGACGCTGATGCTGCCGCAAGCGGTCATTATTATTCCCAGATACTTGATCTTCCGCAACCTCGGATGGCTTGACGGGTATTGGCCTTTTATCGTGCCGGCTATTTTTGCGTGTTATCCGTTTTTTATCTTCATGCTGATTCAATTTTTTCGCGGGCTGCCGCGGGAGCTGGACGAATCGGCGGTCATGGACGGATGCAACCCGGTCACGATTTTGTTCCGAATTTTGCTGCCGCTCTGCAAACCGGCGCTGTTCTCGGCAGCCATCTTTCAATTCATCTGGACATGGAACGATTTCTTCAATTCGCTCATATTCATCAATAGCGTGAAGAAATATACGGTATCCTTGGCGCTGCGGATGACCATCGATTCGACCGGGGGCACCGTCGCCTGGAATCAGATCATGTCGATGTCCGTTTTGGCGATTCTTCCGCCGCTGCTCATCTTTTTCATGTTCCAGCGTTATTTTGTCGAAGGTATCGCCACGACGGGGATTAAAGGTTAA
- a CDS encoding sulfatase-like hydrolase/transferase: protein MELRGKQDRKPNVIVFFTDQQRWDTTGLHGNPLGLTPNFDRWAAEGTHLYNTFTCQPVCGPARACLQTGLYATTTGCYRNGIPLPGHTRTLAREFRAAGYKTGYIGKWHLASTRTDPVPESLRGGYEYWLAADSLEHTSDAYDTVVYNNDNERVKLPGYRVDALTDAAIRYVNDHQAEPFFLFLSFLEPHHQNRRDDYPAPSGHEASYISAWTPPDLAELGGTSQRHLPGYYGMVKRLDEALGRLMDALMSLDLADSTIVMFTSDHGCHFKTRNGEYKRSCHDSSIRIPGAIWGPGFQGGGRIRELVSLVDLPPTLLDAAGLDVPEEMQGRSVMPLVRRQEVEWPSEVFVQISESQVGRAVRTKRWKYSVSAPQRDAIKDSCSDVYVEEFLYDLQADPWELNNLIASAAHREVRKVMRERLVRRMTEAGEAAPSIESVRERESGQLTVLDGECQE from the coding sequence ATGGAGCTGCGGGGAAAGCAGGACCGAAAACCTAACGTCATCGTCTTTTTTACGGATCAGCAGCGCTGGGATACGACCGGACTGCACGGCAATCCTTTGGGGCTTACCCCTAATTTCGACCGGTGGGCCGCGGAAGGAACCCATTTATACAACACCTTTACGTGTCAGCCCGTATGCGGGCCGGCAAGGGCGTGCCTGCAAACCGGGCTTTACGCAACGACAACCGGGTGTTACCGCAATGGAATTCCGCTGCCGGGGCATACCCGTACGCTGGCCCGGGAGTTTCGCGCTGCCGGGTATAAGACCGGTTATATCGGCAAATGGCATTTGGCGTCCACCCGAACCGATCCCGTGCCGGAATCGCTCCGCGGCGGCTATGAATATTGGCTTGCGGCCGATTCGCTCGAGCACACGTCCGACGCTTATGACACCGTGGTGTATAACAATGACAATGAGCGGGTCAAGCTTCCCGGCTACCGGGTCGACGCGCTGACGGACGCCGCCATCCGTTATGTGAACGATCATCAGGCCGAGCCGTTTTTCTTGTTCCTTTCGTTTTTGGAACCGCATCATCAAAATCGAAGAGACGACTATCCGGCACCTTCCGGCCATGAGGCCTCTTATATATCGGCCTGGACGCCGCCCGATTTGGCGGAGCTGGGAGGGACGTCGCAGCGGCACCTGCCCGGGTATTACGGCATGGTCAAACGGCTGGACGAAGCGCTCGGACGCTTGATGGACGCGCTGATGAGCCTGGATTTGGCGGACTCTACCATCGTTATGTTCACCTCCGATCACGGGTGCCATTTCAAAACTCGCAACGGAGAATACAAACGCTCCTGCCATGACAGCTCCATCCGCATTCCGGGGGCTATTTGGGGGCCCGGCTTTCAAGGCGGAGGGCGTATCCGCGAGCTCGTCAGCCTGGTCGATTTGCCGCCGACTTTGCTGGATGCAGCGGGGCTTGACGTGCCGGAGGAGATGCAGGGACGTTCCGTGATGCCGCTTGTAAGGCGGCAGGAGGTGGAATGGCCGAGCGAAGTATTCGTTCAGATCAGCGAGTCGCAGGTGGGCCGCGCCGTTCGCACGAAACGCTGGAAATACAGCGTGAGCGCGCCGCAGCGGGATGCGATAAAGGATAGCTGCAGCGATGTTTACGTCGAGGAATTCCTTTATGACCTGCAAGCCGATCCGTGGGAGCTGAATAACCTGATCGCCAGCGCCGCTCACCGGGAAGTGAGGAAGGTCATGCGGGAACGGCTTGTCCGCCGCATGACGGAAGCGGGTGAAGCGGCTCCAAGCATAGAGTCGGTTCGGGAACGGGAGAGCGGACAATTGACAGTGCTGGATGGCGAATGTCAAGAATGA
- a CDS encoding sugar ABC transporter permease, which yields MKQSMRFTNAAWGLLFISPWIIGFAWFQFYPLLLSLYYSFTDYSIVKATHFIGLQNYVTMFKEDKDFLPSLRVTFLYTVIAVPLKLAFALLVAIILNSKGRFINVYRTMYYLPSILGGSVAISILWRFLFMREGIVNQVLSFAHIPAVDWLGSPNVALWTISFLVVWQFGSSMVLFLAGLKQIPADLYEAGMVDGASRIRMFGSITVPLLTPIILFNLVMQTIGALQEFTAAFVVTNGGPMKSTYLIGMKIYDDGFKLLHMGYASALSWVLFAIILILTLLIFRSSRSWVHYEDGGKN from the coding sequence TTGAAGCAGTCAATGAGGTTCACGAATGCCGCTTGGGGACTGTTGTTCATTTCTCCGTGGATCATTGGATTTGCATGGTTCCAGTTTTATCCACTGCTGTTGTCGCTTTACTATTCCTTCACCGATTATTCGATCGTGAAGGCGACTCATTTTATCGGTTTGCAAAATTACGTGACGATGTTCAAGGAAGATAAGGACTTCTTGCCGTCTTTGCGCGTTACCTTCCTGTACACCGTGATAGCGGTGCCGCTCAAGCTGGCATTCGCTTTACTTGTGGCGATCATTCTGAATTCCAAAGGGAGATTCATTAACGTATATAGGACGATGTACTATTTGCCCTCCATTTTGGGCGGAAGCGTGGCCATCTCGATTTTGTGGCGGTTCTTGTTTATGCGCGAAGGCATTGTAAACCAAGTGTTATCGTTTGCGCATATCCCGGCGGTCGATTGGCTGGGCAGCCCGAATGTGGCCTTATGGACCATCAGCTTCCTGGTGGTGTGGCAATTCGGCTCCTCCATGGTCTTGTTCCTTGCCGGTCTTAAGCAAATTCCGGCCGATCTGTATGAAGCCGGGATGGTGGACGGCGCGAGCAGAATAAGGATGTTCGGTTCCATTACCGTACCGCTGCTGACGCCTATTATTTTGTTTAATCTGGTTATGCAAACGATCGGCGCACTGCAGGAATTTACGGCCGCTTTCGTGGTGACGAACGGAGGGCCGATGAAATCCACTTATTTGATCGGCATGAAAATATACGACGACGGCTTTAAGCTGCTGCATATGGGTTATGCCTCCGCATTGTCCTGGGTGCTTTTCGCCATTATCCTGATACTGACCTTGCTTATATTCCGTTCATCCAGATCCTGGGTGCATTATGAAGACGGGGGGAAGAACTGA
- a CDS encoding oxidoreductase: MKKHKVWFVTGASRGFGLEIVKEALASGDKVVATVRNAPELLASKLGNPDNLEVAVLDVTDERQAYHAAGQAAERFGTIDVLVNNAGFGLLGAVEEATDDEVKRNFEANVFGLLNVTRATLPHMRKARSGHVINISSVGGLTGIVGWGLYGSTKFAVEGLTEAMAKELAPLGIHATVVEPGFFRTEFLDASSLTRSSRVIDDYAETVGEMRNFATKVNKKQPGDPVKLAKAIILLANAENPPVHLPMGKDALAFFKEKMDHFEKDIKEWYDVITGTDHDDVVSATNE; the protein is encoded by the coding sequence ATGAAAAAACATAAGGTTTGGTTCGTTACGGGAGCATCGAGAGGGTTTGGGCTGGAGATTGTCAAAGAGGCGCTCGCTTCAGGCGACAAAGTGGTCGCAACGGTTCGCAATGCGCCCGAATTGCTCGCAAGCAAGTTGGGGAATCCGGATAACCTTGAGGTGGCGGTGCTCGATGTCACCGATGAACGGCAGGCTTATCATGCAGCAGGGCAGGCCGCCGAACGATTCGGCACAATAGATGTGCTTGTCAATAATGCCGGATTCGGTTTGCTTGGCGCGGTAGAAGAAGCGACGGACGACGAAGTGAAAAGAAATTTTGAAGCCAATGTATTCGGGCTGCTGAATGTTACTCGCGCGACCTTGCCGCATATGAGAAAAGCGCGCTCCGGCCATGTGATCAATATTTCCTCCGTAGGCGGATTAACGGGTATCGTCGGCTGGGGGTTATACGGTTCCACGAAATTCGCTGTGGAAGGGTTAACGGAAGCGATGGCCAAAGAATTGGCTCCGCTTGGCATTCACGCTACCGTCGTCGAACCCGGCTTCTTCCGTACGGAATTTTTGGATGCGTCGTCTTTGACCCGGTCCAGCCGTGTGATTGACGATTATGCCGAAACGGTGGGGGAGATGAGAAATTTCGCCACGAAGGTGAACAAAAAACAACCCGGCGATCCCGTCAAATTAGCCAAAGCCATAATACTTTTGGCTAATGCGGAGAATCCCCCGGTGCACCTGCCGATGGGGAAGGACGCGCTCGCTTTCTTTAAGGAAAAAATGGACCATTTTGAAAAGGATATTAAGGAATGGTATGACGTGATAACCGGCACGGATCACGATGATGTGGTCTCGGCGACGAATGAATGA
- a CDS encoding helix-turn-helix domain-containing protein, with protein MSVRNDATVKVPHSLSKPPYNQTVLKLNGLSVIESCLHTQGTKGTMFLEDHLLLFVLGGVYKVRFGNQEYAVSKNQMILLQKSIVVEYEKSGDPESEYRLDYMLFFLKEDVLREFIKLADHKVSYPALLVPVCVHPVNDRLVSYLDSLKPYFKEPDRINDGLVKLKLLELLFDVADADDRFLLHFLQLKRKTRKEIAEVMEENYMNPVSISDLAYLSGRSLSSFKREFQAMYNTSPLQWMRNRRLDKAKELLSQSDLSVTDICFTIGFENVAHFSKVFKARFGYPPSALKKA; from the coding sequence ATGTCCGTGAGAAACGATGCGACTGTCAAGGTCCCTCATTCCCTGAGCAAACCTCCTTATAATCAAACCGTTTTAAAACTGAACGGATTGTCCGTCATCGAATCCTGCTTGCACACTCAAGGCACGAAAGGAACCATGTTTTTGGAAGATCATCTGCTTCTTTTCGTTCTTGGCGGAGTGTATAAAGTAAGGTTCGGAAATCAAGAGTATGCCGTATCCAAAAACCAAATGATCCTTTTGCAAAAATCGATCGTTGTCGAATATGAAAAATCGGGAGATCCCGAATCCGAATACAGATTGGATTATATGCTGTTTTTCCTGAAAGAGGATGTGCTCCGGGAGTTCATAAAGCTGGCGGACCATAAAGTTTCGTACCCGGCGCTGCTTGTTCCGGTGTGCGTTCATCCCGTAAACGATCGTCTTGTCAGTTACCTGGACTCGCTTAAGCCCTATTTCAAGGAGCCGGATCGCATCAACGACGGGCTGGTGAAGCTGAAGCTGTTGGAGCTGTTATTCGATGTCGCCGACGCGGACGACCGGTTTTTGCTTCATTTTTTACAGCTAAAACGAAAAACGAGGAAAGAGATTGCCGAGGTGATGGAGGAGAACTATATGAATCCTGTATCCATAAGCGATCTTGCTTATTTATCCGGCAGAAGCTTGTCCTCCTTTAAAAGAGAGTTCCAGGCCATGTACAACACATCGCCTCTGCAATGGATGCGCAACCGCCGGTTGGACAAAGCGAAGGAGCTGTTATCTCAATCAGATTTGTCCGTTACGGATATTTGTTTTACGATCGGCTTTGAGAACGTCGCACATTTCTCCAAAGTATTTAAAGCACGTTTCGGTTATCCGCCATCGGCGTTAAAGAAGGCTTAA
- a CDS encoding multidrug effflux MFS transporter, producing MNHQETKGNRWRLVLLLGAFSALGPLTIDMYLPAFPEITTDFGAEASLVQLSLTACLIGLGLGQIIMGPLSDVHGRRRPVILSLAVYLLSSFICAISPNIYCFIAARFIQGFAASAGIVIARAVVRDLYSGPELTRFFSLLMLVNNLFPLIAPVAGSGVISFTTWVGVFVVLGLVGIVLVVLATAGLKETLPPENRMPSNFSQLFKGIQTLIRDRQFLGYALAQGIMIGGVFAYVSGTPFIYQKIYGASPQLFAILFGSNGISLIIGSQLVGRFNHVFSERRFLLFGLLLAAASSLTALAVILLHGPLPALVAPLFCFVASIGMTSTAAFSLAMESQSHMAGSASALLGLLPFLLGAVTSPLVGIAGEYSAVPMGAIIVSTSLLALLAYFGLAQQTRNVKLAVREEMGT from the coding sequence ATGAATCATCAAGAGACAAAAGGAAACCGCTGGAGACTTGTCCTGCTGCTGGGCGCTTTCTCGGCTCTCGGGCCGCTGACCATCGACATGTATTTGCCTGCTTTTCCCGAGATAACGACCGATTTCGGAGCGGAGGCATCGCTCGTGCAATTAAGCTTGACGGCCTGCCTCATCGGTCTCGGACTGGGGCAAATCATTATGGGCCCCCTCAGCGACGTGCACGGAAGACGCAGGCCGGTTATTTTATCGCTCGCCGTTTATTTGCTTTCCTCGTTCATCTGTGCGATTTCGCCGAATATTTATTGCTTTATCGCTGCCCGTTTTATTCAGGGCTTCGCCGCTTCCGCGGGAATCGTCATAGCCCGGGCGGTCGTTCGCGATTTATACAGCGGACCGGAGCTCACCCGGTTCTTTTCCCTGCTCATGCTGGTGAACAATCTGTTTCCGCTCATCGCGCCGGTGGCGGGAAGCGGCGTCATCTCGTTTACGACTTGGGTGGGCGTATTTGTCGTGCTCGGCTTGGTAGGTATCGTGCTCGTCGTTCTGGCAACCGCCGGTCTGAAAGAGACGCTCCCTCCGGAAAATCGGATGCCGAGCAATTTCAGCCAGCTGTTTAAAGGCATTCAGACGCTGATCCGCGACCGCCAATTTCTCGGCTACGCGCTCGCTCAAGGCATCATGATCGGCGGCGTATTCGCTTATGTATCCGGGACGCCGTTTATTTACCAAAAAATTTACGGCGCATCGCCGCAGCTGTTTGCGATATTGTTCGGTTCCAACGGGATCAGCCTGATTATCGGCTCCCAGCTTGTCGGCCGCTTCAATCATGTCTTTTCGGAGCGCCGCTTCCTTCTGTTCGGGCTGCTGCTCGCGGCTGCGTCCAGCCTGACGGCCCTGGCCGTCATTCTGCTGCACGGGCCGCTGCCGGCACTTGTCGCGCCGCTGTTCTGTTTTGTGGCGTCGATCGGGATGACGTCCACCGCCGCATTTTCGCTGGCCATGGAATCCCAAAGCCATATGGCGGGAAGCGCGTCGGCCCTGCTTGGGCTGCTTCCGTTCCTGCTCGGCGCGGTAACGTCTCCGCTCGTCGGCATTGCCGGCGAATATTCGGCCGTTCCCATGGGCGCGATCATCGTCTCCACCAGTCTGCTCGCCCTGCTCGCCTACTTCGGATTGGCGCAGCAAACCCGGAACGTCAAGCTCGCCGTGCGGGAGGAAATGGGTACGTAA
- a CDS encoding ABC transporter substrate-binding protein has protein sequence MKRTFKGIAGLVICSVMGISLAACGGNSANAPQAQNGSAAGGDSTKPVTLRFSWWGNDTRHQATLKAIDAYTKLHPNVKIEAEYTGFDGFYNKLLTQFAGGTAPDLFQFTYEWDNDMYDFLLDLKQSKSLDTSGYDPSVLKNFANYKDKMIMAPAGATSVSLFYNQAFFQKYGIPENTEWTWDNLMEIGKKVHAQDPNAYLLTADIDVIYKLILQPYVAQMTGKNWINDDYTPAFDNAALTKGLTYLSELYKNGVLEPFGDSSAFVGKMEQNPKWIKGQIGILFDYISAFDKYKQSVPGGQLGVAAYPMAPNAPQSGNPIAAGTGFAVNKTSPNAEEAVKFINWMVNDKDAALILGAQRGIPATSTARKALEDAKQLDSNITKGLDLAAKQKTIAPNVISINADLAQIAKDSLQKLIYQKETPEQAADEILKAYAPKLAALKK, from the coding sequence TTGAAAAGAACGTTCAAAGGAATTGCCGGTCTCGTTATTTGTTCGGTCATGGGAATATCGCTCGCGGCTTGCGGCGGAAATTCAGCCAACGCTCCGCAAGCGCAGAACGGAAGCGCCGCGGGCGGAGACAGCACCAAACCCGTAACGCTCAGATTCAGCTGGTGGGGGAACGATACCCGTCACCAGGCGACGCTGAAGGCGATCGACGCTTATACCAAGCTCCATCCGAATGTGAAAATCGAAGCGGAATACACCGGCTTTGACGGCTTCTATAACAAATTGCTGACCCAGTTCGCAGGCGGCACCGCTCCCGATTTGTTTCAGTTCACTTACGAATGGGATAACGACATGTATGATTTTCTGCTCGATTTAAAGCAGTCCAAATCGCTGGATACGAGCGGTTACGACCCTTCCGTACTCAAAAACTTCGCCAATTATAAGGACAAGATGATCATGGCTCCGGCCGGCGCAACGAGCGTTTCGTTATTCTACAATCAAGCTTTCTTCCAGAAGTATGGAATTCCGGAAAACACGGAATGGACTTGGGACAACCTGATGGAAATCGGGAAGAAGGTGCATGCGCAGGATCCGAATGCATACCTGCTGACGGCCGACATCGACGTTATTTACAAATTGATTTTGCAGCCTTATGTGGCCCAGATGACGGGGAAGAACTGGATCAATGACGATTACACCCCTGCGTTTGACAACGCCGCTTTGACGAAGGGGCTTACGTATCTTTCCGAATTGTACAAAAACGGAGTTCTGGAGCCGTTCGGGGACAGCTCGGCGTTTGTCGGGAAAATGGAGCAAAATCCGAAGTGGATTAAAGGTCAGATCGGCATCCTGTTCGATTATATCTCGGCCTTCGATAAGTATAAGCAGTCGGTACCGGGCGGCCAGTTGGGCGTAGCCGCTTATCCGATGGCTCCGAATGCGCCGCAATCTGGCAATCCGATCGCTGCGGGAACCGGTTTTGCCGTAAATAAAACTTCGCCGAATGCGGAGGAAGCGGTGAAATTCATCAACTGGATGGTTAACGATAAAGATGCGGCGCTCATCCTTGGCGCACAGCGCGGTATTCCGGCAACGAGCACGGCCAGAAAGGCGCTGGAGGACGCGAAGCAGCTCGATTCGAACATCACGAAAGGGCTCGATCTCGCCGCGAAACAGAAGACGATCGCTCCTAACGTCATCAGCATCAATGCCGATCTGGCGCAGATCGCCAAAGACTCGCTGCAGAAGCTGATTTACCAAAAGGAGACGCCGGAGCAGGCTGCGGACGAAATTTTGAAGGCTTACGCTCCCAAGCTGGCGGCATTAAAGAAATAA
- a CDS encoding lactonase family protein encodes MTKKILAFIGSYAEASDPGVYVCTFDGQTGELQVTDSVSGLHNPTFLDVDPQRKTVYALGETASASGERGCEAVAFEADVLQGKLRFINREAAIQAPACHLSLDRQKGTLFTSSYHGGLIGVSSVTEDGRVGSLSQSIRHEGSSVLPVQSQARVHSVFIDKQNRYAAVCDLGLDQIVIYRYDAEAHQLIRQSETRTAPGAGPRHFAFHPTLAYGFVINELNSTITSYHYDEEAGKLTEIETVPTLPDSFTGNNSTADIHVSPDGRFLYGSNRGHDSIVVFAVDGTSGKLTLVEHVSSGGGHPRNFALSPDGRFLLAANRDSNNVVGFERNEDTGKLQRTGTVLELSKPVCIKFMTV; translated from the coding sequence ATGACGAAAAAAATTTTAGCATTTATCGGCTCTTATGCCGAAGCATCCGATCCGGGCGTGTACGTCTGCACATTTGACGGCCAAACGGGGGAGCTGCAGGTGACGGACAGCGTATCCGGACTGCACAATCCGACTTTCCTCGATGTCGATCCGCAAAGAAAAACAGTGTACGCCTTGGGCGAAACGGCCTCCGCTTCGGGGGAACGCGGCTGCGAGGCGGTTGCCTTCGAAGCGGATGTTCTTCAAGGAAAGCTGCGTTTCATCAACCGTGAAGCGGCCATTCAAGCTCCTGCCTGCCACCTGTCTCTAGATCGGCAGAAGGGCACCTTGTTTACCTCAAGTTATCATGGGGGGCTCATCGGAGTTTCTTCGGTTACGGAGGACGGACGGGTCGGCTCTTTGAGCCAATCTATCCGGCATGAGGGGAGCAGCGTGCTGCCGGTTCAAAGCCAGGCGCGGGTCCATTCCGTTTTCATCGACAAACAAAATCGGTACGCCGCTGTCTGCGACTTGGGATTGGATCAAATTGTCATCTACCGGTACGATGCCGAAGCGCATCAGCTTATCCGGCAAAGCGAGACCCGGACGGCGCCGGGCGCCGGGCCGCGGCATTTCGCCTTCCATCCGACGCTTGCTTACGGCTTTGTCATCAACGAGTTGAATTCCACCATTACATCGTATCATTATGACGAAGAAGCGGGAAAGCTGACGGAAATCGAGACGGTCCCTACATTACCCGATTCATTCACCGGAAACAACTCGACCGCCGATATACACGTATCGCCGGACGGCCGGTTTTTGTACGGTTCCAACCGCGGCCATGACAGCATCGTCGTGTTTGCCGTTGACGGGACCAGCGGCAAATTGACCCTCGTGGAACATGTCTCTTCCGGCGGCGGTCATCCGCGAAACTTTGCGCTTTCGCCGGACGGACGTTTCCTGCTGGCCGCCAACCGGGACAGCAATAATGTGGTTGGCTTTGAACGCAACGAGGATACCGGGAAACTGCAGCGTACCGGAACCGTTTTGGAACTGTCCAAGCCGGTGTGCATCAAGTTTATGACGGTTTAG
- a CDS encoding TetR/AcrR family transcriptional regulator translates to METATKIDRRVIRTKEAITKAFLDLFAKKDLEHITINDIADRANVNRGTVYLHYSDKYDLLDKLIDDHLNKLTSLCNPTGNTPMASELLPVFVYIRDHFQFFSAMLSTTRAAVFRKRLMEFVAVRVEEKLERRSPHAEIDVELNAEFMASAFVGIVEWWIRRQMPHPPEYVAEQLRKLFEKNEVYPAHA, encoded by the coding sequence ATGGAGACCGCCACCAAAATCGACCGCCGCGTCATCAGGACCAAAGAGGCGATCACTAAAGCGTTTCTGGACCTTTTTGCCAAAAAAGATCTCGAACATATCACCATCAACGATATCGCAGACCGAGCCAACGTGAACCGGGGGACCGTCTATTTGCACTACAGCGACAAATACGACCTGCTCGACAAACTGATCGACGATCATTTGAACAAGCTCACTTCCTTATGCAATCCGACCGGGAACACGCCGATGGCCAGCGAACTTTTACCGGTATTCGTGTACATTCGGGATCACTTCCAGTTCTTCTCCGCCATGCTGTCTACAACCAGAGCCGCCGTATTCCGCAAACGCCTGATGGAATTCGTTGCGGTCCGTGTCGAGGAAAAGCTGGAGCGGCGCAGCCCCCATGCGGAGATCGACGTTGAATTAAACGCAGAGTTCATGGCTTCGGCGTTCGTCGGCATCGTGGAGTGGTGGATCCGGCGCCAAATGCCGCATCCGCCCGAGTATGTGGCGGAACAATTGAGGAAACTGTTCGAGAAAAACGAGGTCTACCCTGCCCACGCTTGA
- a CDS encoding NADH:flavin oxidoreductase, with protein sequence MTLPVLSTFTLGRLELPNRVALSPMTRLSATPDGRATEEMARYYARFAAGGFGLIITESIYTDDTYSMGALNQPGLTNDAHVASWKIVTDAVHKHGGKVIAQLAHAGALSQGNARTDGTVAPSAYTPAGERSPLYGKGGAYPEAKALSVPDIKEIVGSFASAAERAKRAGFDGVEIHSANGFLPDQFLTDYTNRRTDEYGGSLENRLRFLLELIGAARAAAGPDFVIGVRISQAKVNHFEYKWPGGEADAKTIFGGIAKAGADYIHTYEYNSLAPAFGESGPTLAELAKSYGGVPVIVNGGLTTAEDAGNALAKGGDLVALGKIALSNHDWPKKAARGEPVKPFTGEVLAPTPTIKESELLSRDEL encoded by the coding sequence ATGACTTTACCCGTACTTTCCACTTTCACACTCGGTCGTCTTGAACTTCCGAACCGTGTGGCACTCTCGCCGATGACTCGCTTATCCGCGACCCCTGACGGCCGCGCCACGGAAGAGATGGCCCGCTATTATGCAAGATTCGCTGCAGGCGGTTTCGGGCTTATCATTACGGAGTCGATCTATACGGACGACACCTACAGCATGGGAGCGCTGAATCAGCCGGGCTTGACGAACGACGCGCACGTCGCTTCGTGGAAAATCGTAACGGACGCGGTCCATAAGCATGGGGGCAAGGTGATCGCCCAGCTCGCGCACGCCGGAGCGTTGTCGCAAGGCAACGCCCGTACGGACGGTACCGTCGCGCCTTCCGCTTATACGCCCGCAGGCGAACGGAGTCCGCTGTACGGCAAGGGAGGGGCGTATCCGGAGGCCAAAGCACTCAGCGTTCCGGACATCAAGGAGATCGTCGGCTCCTTCGCTTCGGCGGCTGAGCGCGCGAAACGGGCGGGCTTCGACGGCGTCGAAATTCACAGCGCGAACGGCTTTTTGCCCGATCAGTTTCTGACGGATTACACGAACCGGCGAACGGACGAATACGGCGGCAGTCTGGAGAACCGGCTTCGCTTCCTGTTGGAATTGATCGGCGCAGCCAGAGCCGCGGCCGGGCCGGATTTCGTTATCGGCGTAAGGATATCGCAGGCGAAGGTAAACCATTTCGAGTACAAATGGCCGGGCGGGGAAGCGGATGCGAAGACGATTTTCGGCGGCATCGCCAAAGCCGGTGCCGATTACATCCACACGTACGAGTATAACTCCCTCGCTCCCGCCTTCGGTGAAAGCGGTCCGACGCTGGCCGAGCTGGCGAAATCTTACGGAGGCGTCCCCGTGATTGTCAACGGCGGTCTGACCACGGCCGAAGATGCCGGGAACGCTTTGGCCAAAGGCGGCGACCTGGTCGCATTGGGGAAAATCGCGCTTTCCAACCATGACTGGCCGAAAAAAGCGGCGCGCGGCGAGCCTGTCAAGCCGTTCACCGGCGAGGTTCTGGCGCCGACCCCGACCATCAAGGAAAGCGAGCTTCTGAGCCGGGATGAGCTGTAA